In Temnothorax longispinosus isolate EJ_2023e chromosome 2, Tlon_JGU_v1, whole genome shotgun sequence, one DNA window encodes the following:
- the Hex-a gene encoding hexokinase type 2 isoform X3: MKTSTLSCDDLIKQEIRDACKDLVLSDDQLRLVMQKLTYEINRGLSKETHEDAIVKCFTTYVQDLPNGTEKGNFLALDLGGTNFRVLLITLDGQNFDMKSKIYAIPQSLMLGTGIQLFDHIAQCLALFVKDLNMQNEVLPLGFTFSFPLTQYGLTQGHLVRWTKGFDCSGVIGEDVVGLLEDAISRRKDVKIDVCAILNDTTGTLMSCAWKNRNCRIGLIVGTGSNACYVEKTQNVECAIPGNYAEHKPHMLINTEWGAFGERGTLDFVTTEFDRAIDENSINPTKQLFEKMISGMYMGELARLVLEKLVNAGLLFGGRCSPDLRNRGKFFTKYVSEIENDPKGRYTNCREILAELGMRNVTDQDCENVRYVCSLVSRRAAHLSSAGIAALLNKIGENNITVGIDGSVYRFHPHFHDLMKAKISELQNYKFDLMLSEDGSGRGAALVAAVAAQKR, from the exons ATGAAGACGTCCACGTTATCGTGCGATGACTTGATCAAGCAGGAG ATACGAGATGCCTGCAAGGACCTCGTCCTATCCGATGACCAGCTCCGGCTGGTCATGCAGAAGCTCACCTACGAGATCAACAGGGGCCTGTCGAAGGAGACCCACGAGGACGCGATCGTCAAGTGCTTCACTACCTATGTGCAAGATCTCCCGAATGGCACCG aGAAGGGCAACTTCCTGGCGCTCGACCTGGGTGGTACAAATTTTAGAGTGTTGCTGATCACGCTGGATGGTCAGAATTTCGATATGAAAAGCAAGATCTACGCGATACCCCAAAGTTTGATGCTCGGAACCGGTATCCAGCTGTTCGACCATATCGCTCAGTGTTTGGCATTGTTCGTAAAGGACCTGAACATGCAGAACGAGGTGCTACCGTTAGGCTTCACCTTCAGCTTCCCCCTGACCCAATACGGGTTGACACAGGGCCACCTGGTGAGGTGGACCAAGGGTTTCGATTGTAGTGGCGTGATCGGGGAGGATGTCGTTGGCCTTCTCGAAGACGCGATTAGTAGAAGAAAA GACGTTAAAATCGACGTGTGCGCAATCTTAAATGACACTACCGGCACTTTAATGTCATGCGCTTGGAAGAATCGAAACTGTCGAATCGGCTTAATCGTCG GTACTGGAAGCAACGCCTGCTACGTCGAAAAGACACAGAACGTGGAGTGCGCGATTCCAGGCAACTATGCCGAGCACAAGCCTCACATGCTCATCAACACAGAATGGGGTGCGTTTGGCGAACGTGGCACGCTAGACTTCGTGACAACCGAGTTCGATCGTGCCATAGACGAGAACTCCATCAACCCTACCAAGCAGCTGTTTGAGAAAATGATCTCGGGAATGTATATGGGTGAACTGGCGAGGCTGGTTCTCGAGAAACTGGTGAACGCCGGTCTTCTCTTCGGCGGCAGATGCTCGCCCGATCTCAGAAATCGCGGGAAATTCTTCACGAAATATGTCTCCGAGATCGAAAA CGATCCGAAGGGAAGGTACACGAATTGCCGGGAAATATTGGCCGAGCTGGGAATGCGGAATGTGACCGATCAGGATTGCGAGAATGTGAGATACGTATGCTCGCTGGTGTCGAGGAGAGCAGCGCATCTGTCGAGCGCGGGGATAGCGGCGTTGCTGAACAAAATAGGAGAGAATAACATCACGGTGGGCATCGACGGGTCGGTGTACCGATTCCATCCGCACTTCCACGATCTCATGAAGGCGAAGATCAGCGAGCTGCAGAACTACAAG
- the Hex-a gene encoding hexokinase type 2 isoform X2, which produces MTEQVCDYVREKWEHIDQSIRDACKDLVLSDDQLRLVMQKLTYEINRGLSKETHEDAIVKCFTTYVQDLPNGTEKGNFLALDLGGTNFRVLLITLDGQNFDMKSKIYAIPQSLMLGTGIQLFDHIAQCLALFVKDLNMQNEVLPLGFTFSFPLTQYGLTQGHLVRWTKGFDCSGVIGEDVVGLLEDAISRRKDVKIDVCAILNDTTGTLMSCAWKNRNCRIGLIVGTGSNACYVEKTQNVECAIPGNYAEHKPHMLINTEWGAFGERGTLDFVTTEFDRAIDENSINPTKQLFEKMISGMYMGELARLVLEKLVNAGLLFGGRCSPDLRNRGKFFTKYVSEIENDPKGRYTNCREILAELGMRNVTDQDCENVRYVCSLVSRRAAHLSSAGIAALLNKIGENNITVGIDGSVYRFHPHFHDLMKAKISELQNYKFDLMLSEDGSGRGAALVAAVAAQKR; this is translated from the exons ATACGAGATGCCTGCAAGGACCTCGTCCTATCCGATGACCAGCTCCGGCTGGTCATGCAGAAGCTCACCTACGAGATCAACAGGGGCCTGTCGAAGGAGACCCACGAGGACGCGATCGTCAAGTGCTTCACTACCTATGTGCAAGATCTCCCGAATGGCACCG aGAAGGGCAACTTCCTGGCGCTCGACCTGGGTGGTACAAATTTTAGAGTGTTGCTGATCACGCTGGATGGTCAGAATTTCGATATGAAAAGCAAGATCTACGCGATACCCCAAAGTTTGATGCTCGGAACCGGTATCCAGCTGTTCGACCATATCGCTCAGTGTTTGGCATTGTTCGTAAAGGACCTGAACATGCAGAACGAGGTGCTACCGTTAGGCTTCACCTTCAGCTTCCCCCTGACCCAATACGGGTTGACACAGGGCCACCTGGTGAGGTGGACCAAGGGTTTCGATTGTAGTGGCGTGATCGGGGAGGATGTCGTTGGCCTTCTCGAAGACGCGATTAGTAGAAGAAAA GACGTTAAAATCGACGTGTGCGCAATCTTAAATGACACTACCGGCACTTTAATGTCATGCGCTTGGAAGAATCGAAACTGTCGAATCGGCTTAATCGTCG GTACTGGAAGCAACGCCTGCTACGTCGAAAAGACACAGAACGTGGAGTGCGCGATTCCAGGCAACTATGCCGAGCACAAGCCTCACATGCTCATCAACACAGAATGGGGTGCGTTTGGCGAACGTGGCACGCTAGACTTCGTGACAACCGAGTTCGATCGTGCCATAGACGAGAACTCCATCAACCCTACCAAGCAGCTGTTTGAGAAAATGATCTCGGGAATGTATATGGGTGAACTGGCGAGGCTGGTTCTCGAGAAACTGGTGAACGCCGGTCTTCTCTTCGGCGGCAGATGCTCGCCCGATCTCAGAAATCGCGGGAAATTCTTCACGAAATATGTCTCCGAGATCGAAAA CGATCCGAAGGGAAGGTACACGAATTGCCGGGAAATATTGGCCGAGCTGGGAATGCGGAATGTGACCGATCAGGATTGCGAGAATGTGAGATACGTATGCTCGCTGGTGTCGAGGAGAGCAGCGCATCTGTCGAGCGCGGGGATAGCGGCGTTGCTGAACAAAATAGGAGAGAATAACATCACGGTGGGCATCGACGGGTCGGTGTACCGATTCCATCCGCACTTCCACGATCTCATGAAGGCGAAGATCAGCGAGCTGCAGAACTACAAG